The Neurospora crassa OR74A linkage group IV, whole genome shotgun sequence genome has a segment encoding these proteins:
- the asd-4 gene encoding GATA type zinc finger protein ASD4, whose protein sequence is MEDPTTQQQPAAASPSLPVPTTLEPEPISRPSSTSTQASVPQNMSHMLPGIASIATTTTTTTTTTVTTNNNNNNNNNNNNTPATVTSPQPRPMTMAAPPMIPPGTSPAASSHPGPGGNLPTCQNCATSTTPLWRRDEMGQVLCNACGLFLKLHGRPRPISLKTDVIKSRNRVKTMRPDLAKQKKQQQQQQQQQNLAATADMNGGVGMMDPNNPAAAARRASQKSINGHPVDDNSPVSRTGTPNVYNPHIPIDHSLEYQFQAQQIPGFGVPTASPGRAPSPMNGEHMPQTHEQLLAANASLKTRVSELEVIQELYRGRLHQLETEENIRQASEPGKLEAQLRAQIDAMGEAHQQLQKELEESHRRENMLKRRLDELEVELKDVKDALESQDNGRHKKIRLDENVKTEPYAEVVEPQQPEQQQPAPAEQPIPTPMAIDEATPAPAPAPEAAPEQAPAPAPEPVQEQAQEPEPAPVSEPTEASAPAPAPEADSVVPEPTPAAPESAPTEEPAAPETEASEPPTTAPVEEAPKAES, encoded by the exons ATGGAGGATCCCACGACGCAACAGCAGCCCGCGGCGGCATCGCCATCCTTGCCAGTGCCGACCACGCTTGAACCCGAACCCATATCCCGACCGAGCTCGACGTCGACCCAGGCCTCGGTGCCTCAAAACATGTCGCATATGTTGCCCGGTATCGCATCCATtgccactaccaccaccacgaccaccacgaccaccgtcaccaccaacaacaacaataacaataacaacaacaacaacaatacgCCGGCGACAGTCACATCACCACAGCCTAG GCCCATGACCATGGCCGCTCCTCCCATGATTCCTCCAGGCACCTCTCCAGCTGCCAGCTCGCATCCAGGTCCAGGAGGCAACTTG CCCACGTGCCAGAACTGCGCGACCTCGACAACGCCGCTATGGCGCCGCGACGAGATGGGCCAGGTCCTCTGCAATGCCTGTGGTCTCTTCCTCAAGCTGCATGGCCGTCCACGCCCAATCTCCCTAAAGACCGATGTCATCAAGAGTCGCAACCGCGTCAAGACCATGCGCCCTGACTTGGCCAAGCAGAAAAAG cagcaacaacaacagcagcagcagcagaacctAGCTGCCACCGCCGACATGAACGGAGGAGTAGGCATGATGGATCCCAACAAccctgccgctgctgcccgAAGAGCATCCCAGAAGTCCATCAATGGCCACCCCGTCGACGATAACTCGCCCGTTTCGCGGACCGGCACCCCCAACGTATACAATCCGCACATTCCCATTGATCACAGCCTAGAGTACCAATTTCAAGCCCAACAGATTCCCGGATTTGGCGTCCCGACTGCCTCTCCCGGCCGAGCCCCATCGCCCATGAATGGCGAGCACATGCCACAAACCCACGAGCAGCTCCTCGCTGCCAATGCCAGCCTGAAGACCCGAGTCAGCGAGTTGGAGGTCATCCAAGAGCTCTACCGCGGTCGCCTTCACCAACTCGAGACGGAAGAGAACATTCGACAAGCTTCAGAGCCCGGCAAGCTTGAAGCGCAGCTTCGCGCCCAGATCGATGCCATGGGCGAAGCTCATCAGCAGCTGCAAAAGGAACTGGAGGAAAGCCACAGGAGGGAGAATATGCTCAAGAGACGCCTTGATGAGCTCGAGGTTGAGCTCAAGGACGTCAAGGATGCTCTCGAATCTCAGGATAATGGACGCCACAAGAAGATCCGCTTGGACGAAAACGTCAAGACCGAGCCCTATGCAGAAGTTGTTGAGCCACAGCAGCcggaacagcagcagccagcacCTGCAGAGCAGCCAATTCCCACCCCTATGGCCATCGACGAAGCCACCCCTGCCCCTGCGCCAGCACCCGAGGCAGCACCCGAGCAGGCTCCGGCACCCGCGCCCGAACCCGTCCAAGAACAAGCCCAAGAGCCAGAGCCTGCGCCCGTTAGCGAGCCCACTGAGGCTTCagccccggccccggccccggAAGCCGATTCTGTTGTTCCCGAGCCGACCCCCGCCGCGCCAGAGTCTGCTCCCACCGAAGAGCCTGCCGCACCGGAGACTGAGGCCTCTGAGcctcccaccaccgcccCCGTGGAAGAAGCTCCCAAGGCGGAGTCATAG
- a CDS encoding 90S preribosome/SSU processome component KRR1, translating to MPSTHKKEKPWDTDDIDKWKVDPFTKDESSGPFLEESSFMTLFPKYRERYLRDSWPLITKALDKHGITAVLDLVEGSMTVKTTRKTYDPAAILNARDLIKLLARSVPAPQAIKILEDGMACDIIKIRSMVRNKERFVKRRQRILGQNGTTLKALELLTQTYILVHGNTVSVMGPFKGLKEVRRVVEDTMNNVHPIYMIKELMIKRELAKDPALAHEDWSRYLPNFKKRTLSKRRVPHVVNDKTKKNYTPFPPAPEKSKVDLQIESGEYFLGKEAKQRVAEQERAEKAKQKKEEKKREREKEYVPPEELTDKKAKKRKTSD from the exons ATGCCGTCCACacacaagaaggagaagccgtGGGATACAGACGACATCGACAAGTGGAAGGTCGACCCTTTCACCAAGGACGAATCCTCCGGCCCCTTCCTCGAGGAGTCTTCGTTTATGACCCTATTCCCCAAGTACCGCGAGCGTTATCTACGAGACTCGTGGCCACTCATCACCAAGGCCCTCGACAAGCACGGCATCACCGCAGTTCTCGATTTGGTGGAGGGTTCCATGACAGTGAAGACGACAAGAAAG ACATATGACCCCGCAGCTATTCTTAACGCCCGCGATCTCATCAAGTTGCTCGCCCGTTCAGTACCAGCCCCACAAGCGATCAAAATTCTCGAAGATGGCATGGCCTGCGACATCATCAAGATCCGCAGCATGGTACGGAACAAGGAGCGTTTTGTTAAGAGGCGCCAAAGAATTCTCGGACAGAACGGCACAACGCTCAAGGCTCTCGAGCTTCTCACACAAACATATATCCTCGTGCACGGAAACACAGTGTCGGTAATGGGTCCTTTCAAGGGTCTGAaggaggtgaggagggtTGTTGAGGACACCATGAACAACGTTCACCCAATTTACATGATTAAGGAGTTGAT GATCAAACGCGAACTCGCAAAGGACCCCGCTCTTGCCCACGAAGACTGGTCTCGTTACCTCCCCAACTTCAAGAAGCGCACGCTTTCCAAGCGCCGCGTCCCCCACGTCGTCAAcgacaagaccaagaagaacTATACACCCTTCCCCCCTGCGCCCGAGAAGAGCAAGGTGGATCTCCAGATCGAGTCCGGCGAATACTTTCTCGGCAAGGAGGCCAAGCAGCGGGTGGCGGAGCAGGAGCGCGCAGAGAAGgccaagcagaagaaggaggagaagaagcgcgagCGCGAGAAGGAGTATGTGCCGCCCGAGGAGTTGACggacaagaaggccaagaagaggaagacgagcgACTAA
- a CDS encoding alcohol dehydrogenase — translation MPLQLTVKKIDGKPGQVYYPLQLNTIPKPTPGPGELLIRLRSCALNHRDLFIRQHLYPGISFEQPFLADGYGVVESTGPSVSPAASQLVGKPVLITPSRGWISSPDGPDDPNQPWTVIGSSQLTDAGTGQEYIVVPEAEAVPAPEHLSAAEGAALPLVGLTGWRALVTKAQAKPGQNILVTGIGGGVALQMLQFAVAMGCNVFVTSGNAEKIEKAKKMGAKGGVIYKDKDWDKQLMKQLPKDRPYLDAVVDGAGGDVVARSVKLLKSGGVISSYGMTVSPKMDWLMQAVLKNVELKGSTMGSRKEFEDMVAFVREKGIRPVVSKVVKGLDNLEGIDELFEEMKEGKQFGKLVVLIDGKEDQDKISVEH, via the exons ATGCCTCTCCAACTCACTGTCAAGAAAATTGACGGTAAACCCGGCCAGGTTTACTACCC CCTCCAACTAAACACCATCCCCAAACCAACCCCCGGCCCCGGCGAGCTTCTCATCCGCCTCCGGTCCTGCGCCCTCAACCACCGCGACCTCTTCATCCGCCAACACCTCTACCCCGGCATCTCCTTCGAGCAACCTTTTCTCGCTGACGGCTACGGCGTCGTCGAGTCCACTGGCCCTTCCGTCTCCCCTGCCGCTTCCCAGCTCGTCGGCAAACCCGTCCTCATCACCCCCAGCCGCGGATGGATTTCCTCCCCCGACGGGCCCGACGACCCCAACCAGCCCTGGACGGTCATTGGCTCATCTCAGTTGACCGACGCCGGCACGGGGCAGGAGTACATTGTTGTTCCCGAGGCGGAGGCAGTACCCGCGCCAGAGCATCTGAGCGCTGCTGAGGGCGCAGCCCTCCCGCTCGTTGGACTAACGGGGTGGAGGGCGTTGGTGACCAAGGCGCAGGCCAAACCGGGGCAGAATATTCTCGTGACGGGAATTGGGGGTGGTGTGGCTTTGCAGATGTTGCAGTTCGCGGTGGCCATGGGGTGTAATGTCTTTGTGACGTCGGGTAACGCGGAGAAAATcgagaaggcgaagaagatgggaGCCAAGGGGGGCGTCATTTACAAGGACAAGGATTGGGATAAGCAGTTGATGAAACAGTTGCCGAAGGACAGGCCGTATCTGGATGCGGTGGTGGATGGAGCGGGTGGGGACGTGGTGGCGAGGAGTGTTAAGCTGTTGAAGTCGGGAGGCGTGATTAGTAGTTATGGCATGACGGTTTCGCCTAAGATGGATTGGTTGATGCAGGCGGTGCTAAAGAATGTGGAGTTGAAGGGGTCGACGATGGGGAGCAGAAAGGAGTTTGAGGATATGGTGGCGTTTGTGAGAGAGAAGGGAATCAGGCCGGTGGTGAGTAAGGTGGTGAAGGGACTGGATAATTTGGAGGGGATTGATGAGTTGTttgaggagatgaaggagggaAAGCAGTTTGGCAAGTTGGTGGTTTTGATTGATGGAAAGGAGGACCAGGACAAGA TCTCAGTAGAGCACTAA
- a CDS encoding alcohol dehydrogenase, variant, translated as MPLQLTVKKIDGKPGQVYYPLQLNTIPKPTPGPGELLIRLRSCALNHRDLFIRQHLYPGISFEQPFLADGYGVVESTGPSVSPAASQLVGKPVLITPSRGWISSPDGPDDPNQPWTVIGSSQLTDAGTGQEYIVVPEAEAVPAPEHLSAAEGAALPLVGLTGWRALVTKAQAKPGQNILVTGIGGGVALQMLQFAVAMGCNVFVTSGNAEKIEKAKKMGAKGGVIYKDKDWDKQLMKQLPKDRPYLDAVVDGAGGDVVARSVKLLKSGGVISSYGMTVSPKMDWLMQAVLKNVELKGSTMGSRKEFEDMVAFVREKGIRPVVSKVVKGLDNLEGIDELFEEMKEGKQFGKLVVLIDGKEDQDKSKL; from the exons ATGCCTCTCCAACTCACTGTCAAGAAAATTGACGGTAAACCCGGCCAGGTTTACTACCC CCTCCAACTAAACACCATCCCCAAACCAACCCCCGGCCCCGGCGAGCTTCTCATCCGCCTCCGGTCCTGCGCCCTCAACCACCGCGACCTCTTCATCCGCCAACACCTCTACCCCGGCATCTCCTTCGAGCAACCTTTTCTCGCTGACGGCTACGGCGTCGTCGAGTCCACTGGCCCTTCCGTCTCCCCTGCCGCTTCCCAGCTCGTCGGCAAACCCGTCCTCATCACCCCCAGCCGCGGATGGATTTCCTCCCCCGACGGGCCCGACGACCCCAACCAGCCCTGGACGGTCATTGGCTCATCTCAGTTGACCGACGCCGGCACGGGGCAGGAGTACATTGTTGTTCCCGAGGCGGAGGCAGTACCCGCGCCAGAGCATCTGAGCGCTGCTGAGGGCGCAGCCCTCCCGCTCGTTGGACTAACGGGGTGGAGGGCGTTGGTGACCAAGGCGCAGGCCAAACCGGGGCAGAATATTCTCGTGACGGGAATTGGGGGTGGTGTGGCTTTGCAGATGTTGCAGTTCGCGGTGGCCATGGGGTGTAATGTCTTTGTGACGTCGGGTAACGCGGAGAAAATcgagaaggcgaagaagatgggaGCCAAGGGGGGCGTCATTTACAAGGACAAGGATTGGGATAAGCAGTTGATGAAACAGTTGCCGAAGGACAGGCCGTATCTGGATGCGGTGGTGGATGGAGCGGGTGGGGACGTGGTGGCGAGGAGTGTTAAGCTGTTGAAGTCGGGAGGCGTGATTAGTAGTTATGGCATGACGGTTTCGCCTAAGATGGATTGGTTGATGCAGGCGGTGCTAAAGAATGTGGAGTTGAAGGGGTCGACGATGGGGAGCAGAAAGGAGTTTGAGGATATGGTGGCGTTTGTGAGAGAGAAGGGAATCAGGCCGGTGGTGAGTAAGGTGGTGAAGGGACTGGATAATTTGGAGGGGATTGATGAGTTGTttgaggagatgaaggagggaAAGCAGTTTGGCAAGTTGGTGGTTTTGATTGATGGAAAGGAGGACCAGGACAAGAGTAAGTTGTGA
- a CDS encoding metallo-beta-lactamase superfamily protein: MSSPTPQDHEPLIHPLFDPTTSTFTYLVACPSTLHAVVIDSVLDFDPATARISTTTADSLLLSLIRSHNYKIVKILETHVHADHLTASRYLQTQLASDDDDEEEDEKNGGTKKPEICIGKRIVQVQKRVAESYGLPREEWEGVFDRVFEDDEEFRVGDLKVKVKHLPGHTPDHVGYMVGSNIFCGDSLFDPEIGSARCDFPGGDAHALYNSVQTLFSLPAHYRIYTGHDYPSADSRSPQPYTTVADQKRLNKHLKEGTTKDQFVTWRQERDSGLAEPKLLHQALQVNVRAGRMPKNGMLKVPLKMPGGWKL; this comes from the exons atGTCCTCACCAACCCCTCAAGACCATGAACCCCTAATCCACCCCCTATTCGACCCTACAACCTCAACATTCACGTATCTCGTCGCCTGCCCCTCCACCCTCCACGCCGTGGTAATCGACTCCGTCCTCGACTTCGACCCCGCCACCGCCCGtatctccaccaccaccgccgactCCCTACTCCTCTCTCTCATCCGTTCCCACAACTACAAGATTGTGAAAATCCTCGAAACTCACGTGCACGCCGACCACCTCACTGCTTCTCGCTATCTGCAAACCCAACTGGCtagtgatgatgacgatgaagaggaggatgagaaaaATGGGGGTACCAAAAAGCCCGAGATTTGCATAGGCAAAAGGATCGTGCAAGTCCAAAAAAGGGTTGCGGAAAGTTACGGGCTTCCCAGGGAGGAATGGGAGGGGGTATTTGATCGGGTGtttgaggatgacgaggagttTCGTGTGGGTGACTTGAAGGTCAAGGTGAAGCATTTGCCGGGGCATACGCCGGATCATGTTGGGTATATGGTTGGAT CGAATATCTTTTGCGGCGATTCCCTCTTTGATCCCGAAATTGGGTCCGCGCGGTGCGACTTTCCTGGGGGCGATGCACACGCACT ATACAATTCAGTCCAAACACTCTTCTCCCTACCCGCCCATTACAGAATCTACACAGGCCATGATTACCCCTCCGCCGACTCCCGCTCTCCTCAGCCCTACACCACCGTCGCCGACCAAAAGCGGTTGAACAAGCACCTGAAAGAGGGAACAACAAAAGACCAGTTCGTCACCTGGAGACAGGAGCGCGACTCGGGACTGGCGGAGCCGAAACTCTTGCACCAGGCGCTACAGGTTAACGTACGGGCGGGGAGGATGCCAAAGAATGGGATGCTGAAGGTGCCTTTGAAGATGCCGGGAGGGTGGAAGTTGTGA